Genomic DNA from Streptomyces sp. GS7:
CCGAAGATGGCGCTGCCGCCGATCGGGCCCGCGGCGCCACCGCCGCCCTGCCCGCCGCCGTTCTGTCCTCCACCGCTCTGTCCTGCGCCGCCGTTCTGTCCTGTACCGCCGCCGTTCTGTCCTGTGCCGCCTCCGCTCTGACCGGCGCCACCGTCGCTCTGCCCGGCACCGCCGCCATTCTGTCCGGCACCGCCGTCCGCCGAACCGCCCGTCGAACTCCCCGCTGCGCCCCCCGCGTTGCCGCCCGCCGGGCCACCCGTGCTCCCGCCGTCGTACCGCTGGAACACCCCCTGGGACCGCTGGACGGTGACCATGCCCGCGCCCATGGCCGCGGTGGCCTTGGTGAGCGTGGCCATCTTTGCTCCGGTGACCGTCCGGTCGGCGGTCACCACGATCTTGTTGGTCTTCGGGTCGATCGACCAGGCCGTGCCCGGCACCGAGGCGCTGTCGCGCAGCGTCTTCGTGCCGGCCTGCAGCGCGGTCAGGCTGTTGTGGACGACCTTGGCGACGGCGCCCTTGGCCGTGACGCGCTGCGCGGCGTCCTGGGAGAGGACGTTCACGACGAGGTGGCCGTTCGCGCCGTCCAGGTACCAGCCGGCGGTCCGGTCCCCGAGGTCCGCCTTGAGCGCCGCCGCCAGCTGGGTGGCCGCGTGGCTGCTGAGCGTCCTCGGAGCCGCCGGCCGGTCCGTGCTCGCATGGGCGTTGGGCAGCAGGACGGCCGCGCCCACGATGGCGGCCGCGGCGGCGCCGGCCATGACGCCGGTCCGCTTGTTCACATGTCGGTGGCTCAATTCACTGACCTCCAGGGACGCACAGGGTGGGGGGACACGGGCTGCCGTGGTGCGTCGAGCCGGCACCCGTGCGTTGCCTCCCTTCCTACGCAGCCCCGCCCGCCCCGGGCCCGTGGCACTCAAGCTGTGATGAATTCCGACGTTCACCGCTGCGAAGCCCTACACTCCCCGGCCCGTCCGCCCGGCCGGGCGTGAAGGGCAGCTGTCGCCGCGCTTAAGAAATCCTCGATGGACCGCACGCCCGCCGTAGGGGAGATTTCTGGCCGGGGAACGGGCGGCCGGATCGGGCCCCCGCGACGGCGCGGCAACCTCTTCACGTACGGGAGCTCTAACGGTGAAGGCACTGGTCAAGCAGAAGGCGGAGCCGGGACTCTGGCTCACGGACGTGCCGGAGCCCGCGATCGGCGCGGGGGACGTGCTGATCAAGGTGCTGCGCACCGGCATCTGCGGCACGGACCTGCACATCCGGTCGTGGGACGGCTGGGCCCAGCAGTCCATCAACGCCCCACTGACAATCGGCCACGAATTCGTCGGCGAGGTCGTCGAGACCGGCCGGGACGTGGCCGAGATACACGCCGGGGACCTGGTCAGCGGCGAGGGCCATCTGGTCTGCGGCAAGTGCCGCAACTGCCTGGCCGGGCGCCGCCACCTGTGCCGGGCCACGGTCGGGCTCGGCGTCGGCCGGGACGGCGCGTTCGCCGAGTACGTGGCGCTGCCGGCGGCCAACGTGTGGGTGCACCGGGTCCCGGTCGACCTCGACATCGCCGCGGTCTTCGACCCCTTCGGCAACGCCGTGCACACCGCGCTCTCCTTCCCCCTGGTCGGCGAGGACGTACTGATCACCGGGGCCGGGCCGATCGGGATCATGGCGGCGGCGGTCGCCCGGCACGCCGGCGCCCGCAACGTGATGATCACCGACGTCAGCGAGCAGCGCCTCGAACTGGCCCGGAAGGTCGGCGTCAGCCTCGCCCTCGACGTCGGGCGGTCCTCGATCGCGGACGGCCAGCGCCAACTGGGCCTGCGCGAGGGCTTCGACGTCGGCCTGGAGATGTCCGGCCGCCCCGAGGCGCTGCGCGACATGATCGGCAACATGACGCACGGCGGCCGGATCGCCGTACTGGGCCTGCCGTCCCAGGAGTTCCCGGTCGACTGGTCCCGGATCGTCACCTCCATGATCACCATCAAGGGCATCTACGGCCGGGAGATGTTCGAGACCTGGTACGCGATGTCGGTCCTGCTCGAAGGCGGCCTCGACCTCGCACCGGTGATCACCGGCCGCTATCCGTACCAGGAGTTCGACGCCGCCTTCGCCGAAGCGGCCGGCGGCCAGGGCGGCAAGGTCATCCTCGACTGGGCCGCCTGATCCCCGGCCCGGTCCCCCCAACGCACCCCTAAGGAAGGCCCATGTTCGACTCCGTACGCGAGGACCTGCGCACCACCCTCGACGAGATCCGCGCCGCCGGGCTGCACAAGCCGGAGCGGGTCATCGGCACCCCGCAGTCCGCCACCGTCGCGGTCACCGCCGGCGGCCGTCCCGGCGAGGTCCTCAACTTCTGCGCCAACAACTACCTGGGCCTGGCCGACCACCCCGAGGTCGTCGCCGCCGCCCACGAAGCGCTCGACCGCTGGGGCTACGGCCTGGCCTCGGTCCGCTTCATCTGCGGTACGCAGGAGGTCCACAAGGAGCTGGAGCGGCGGATCTCCGGATTCCTCGGCCAGGAGGACACCATCCTCTACTCCTCCTGCTTCGACGCCAACGGCGGTGTCTTCGAGACCCTGCTCGGCCCGGACGACGCGGTCATCTCCGACGCTCTCAACCACGCCTCCATCATCGACGGCATCCGGCTCTCCAAGGCCCGCCGCCTGCGCTACGCCAACCGCGACATGGCCGACCTGGAGCGCCAGTTGAAGGAGGCCGAGGGCGCCCGGCGCACCCTCGTCGTCACCGACGGCGTCTTCTCCATGGACGGCTACCTGGCGCCGCTGCGCGAGATCTGCGACCTGGCCGAGCGCTACGGCGCGATGGTGATGGTCGACGACTCGCACGCGGTCGGCTTCGTCGGCCCCGGCGGGCGCGGCACACCCGAGCTGCACGGCGTGATGGACCGCGTCGACATCATCACCGGCACCCTCGGCAAGGCGCTCGGCGGCGCCTCCGGCGGCTATGTCGCCGCCCGCGCCGAGATCGTCGCCCTGCTGCGCCAGCGCTCCCGCCCGTACCTCTTCTCCAACTCGCTGGCGCCGGTGATCGCGGCGGCCTCCCTCAAGGTGCTCGACCTGCTGGAGTCCGCCGGCGACCTGCGCGAGCGGCTGCACGCCAACACCGCGCTGTTCCGCTCCCGGATGACCGAGGAGGGCTTCGAGATCCTGCCCGGCGAGCACGCCATCGCCCCGGTCATGATCGGCGACGCGGCCGAGGCGGGCCGGATGGCGGAGCTGCTGCTGGAGCGCGGGGTGTACGTCATCGGGTTCTCGTACCCGGTCGTCCCCCAGGGGCAGGCGCGGATCCGCGTCCAGCTGTCCGCGGCGCACTCCACCGACGACGTGCACCGCGCGGTGGACGCCTTCGTGGCCGCCCGCGCCGCGCTGGCCCGCTGAAGCGACCGGTCCGCAAGGGAACAACCGGCCGCACCCTGCGAGACTGGAAGCATGATCGAAGCACGCCGGCTGCACATCCTCCGCGCGCTGGCCGACCACCGCACGGTCACCGCCGCGGCAGCCGCGCTCTATCTCACGCCCTCGGCGGTCTCCCAGCAGTTGGCGGCCCTGGAGCAGGAGACCGGCCACCGCCTTGTGGAGCGCGGCGCCCGCGGTGTCCGGCTGACCGCCGCGGGCGACATCCTGCTGGGCCACGCCAACGCCGTCCTGGCCCAGCTGGAGCGCGCAGAGTCGGAGCTCGCCGCCTATGAGGCAGGGGAGGCGGGCACGGTGACGGTGGCGGCGTTCGCGACCGGCATCGGCCTGGTGCTCGCCCCGGCGATCACCGAGCTGGCCCGGTCCGCGCCCGGCATCCGCGTCCGCGTCCAGGACGCCGAGGGCGACGCCAGCCTGCTGATGGTGCTGGACCGGCAGGTCGATGTCGCGGTCGCGGTGGAGTACCGCGGCGCGCCGGGCGAGGACGATCCGCGGCTGACCCGTGTCCCGCTGTACGCCGAGCCGTTCGACGCGGTGCTGTCGCCCGGCCACCCGCTGGCCGGCGCGGAGCGGGTGCCGCTCGCCGGTCTGGCCAAGGACCCGTGGATCGGCCCGTACTCCGGCAACCCCTGCCATGACGTGGTCGTCCTGGCCTGCGAGTACGCCGGTTTCGAGCCGCGCCTGGAGCATTCCTCGGACGACTTCCGGGCGGTGGTGGCGCTCGCCTCCGCGGGGGCAGGCGTCGCGCTGGTGCCGCGCTCGGCGCTGCGCGGGATGGATCTGACGGATGCGGTGGTCCGCCCGGTCGACGGGGTCGCCCCCACCCGCCGGGTCTTCGCCGCCGTACGCCGCGGCGCCGAGGACCACCCGCTGCTGCGCCCGGTGCTCACGGCGCTGCGGACGGCGGCGGCCGCCCAGGGCTGACCGGGCGGGGCGGTCAGCCGGCGGCCCGGTGCGGGGTCCGGCCGGTGCGGGTCCAGGTTGCCAGTTGGCGGGCCGTCCAGGTGGTGATGACCCGCTCCGTCGGCACGCCGCACTCCTCGGCGCGGGCGCATCCGTAGATCTGCCAGTCCAGCTGGCCGGGCGCGTGCGCGTCGCTGTCGATGGAGAAGAGGGTACCGGCGTCGAGGGCCTGCCGCAGCAGCCGGCGCGGCGGATCGAACCGGTCCGGGCGGCAGTTGATCTCCACGGCCGTGCGGTGCTCGGCGCACGCCGCGAAGACCTCCCCGGCGTCGAACTCCGACTCCGGGCGCGGCTTGCCGGTGATCTGCCGCCCGGTGCAGTGGCCCAACACGTCCACCAGAGGGTTGTGTACGGCCGCCAGCATCCGGCGGGTCATCGGGCCCTTCGGCATCCGCAGCTTGGAGTGGACCGAGGCGACCACCACGTCGAGTGCGTCCAGCAGCTCCGGCTCCTGGTCGAGCGAGCCGTCGTCGAGGATGTCGCACTCGATGCCGGTCAGCAGCCGGAACGGCGCCAGTTGCGCGTTCACCACCGCCACCAGCGCCAGTTGCAGCCGCAGCCGCTCGGCGGTCAGCCCGCGGGCCACGGTGAGGCGGGGGGAGTGGTCGGTCAGCACGCACCAGTCGTGGCCGAGGTCGCGGGCGGCCCTGGCCATCGCCTCCACGGGGCTGCCGCCGTCCGACCAGTCCGAGTGCAGATGGCAGTCCCCGCGCAGCGCCCGCAACAGCGCCCGCCCCTGCTCCCCTTCGACCAGCGGTCCGCCGGCCTCCTCCGCCAGCCGCGCCAGGTAGGCGGGCTGCCGCCCCGCGAGGGCCTCTTCGACGACCCGGGTGGTTTTCGGGCCGAGCCCTTTGAGGCGGCCCAGCGTCCCGTTCGCCGCCCGCTCGCGCAGTTCCTCCGCGGGCAGTTCGCCGACGACCGACGCCGCCGTACGGAACGCCTGCACCCGGTAGGTGACCGCGCCCTGCCGCTCCAGCAGGAACGCGATCCGCTCCAGCGCCGCCACGGGATCCACCTCCCCACCGTGCCCCAGCGGGGGACCGGCTGCCACCGCGGGCGGTGCCGCGAACTTCCCCTATCGCAGTTATGCGAATATGTCCGTTCTCTGGATAGTCGATCCGTTTCCACGGCAATGACGTATGGATCGGGGGATCATTTCGGTCATTACCACAGGGGAAGTCGCAGAGAATCATGTGCGGTTAAAGCCTCTGCAACATCCCGGGCGAGTGCCCGAAACACTCGCCGGACTTCCCGTCGGGGTGCCGCGCTGTGGAGTCGTAAAGATCGGTGGCCTTCGGAAAATCTGCACACCGAATGCGCAGTCGGCACACGCCCGATGGTTTTGTGCCACAGCCCTGACCTGCGGTTCAGCGGTTTGGTGCGGGAATGTCCAGTTCGCTACGGAGCGCAACGACGGGTCTACGGAAAAGAAACCGCAGGAGATGTGAAGAAGCTGCCACCAACCCATGGACGCATGTACACGTCCGGTAATTCGGTGGGGCGTTGGCGTCCAGATGGGCGGTTGTCCGATTAGCAGGGCAACGGGCCTACATGCTTTGATCCTTCGCACCGCGGGAGTCACGGGGTTTCCCGAATTCGGGACTCCGACTACCGTTGCCGCGGCCGGGTCAACCCCACCGGACGGCCCGTTCGCGTGCTTTTTCTTGATATTGATCCGAAGGGAAACATCATGAACAACGCCCAGGTTCAGACCCAGGAAATCTCCGACGCCGACCTGGACAACGTGTCCGGTGGCCTCGTCGGCGGCGTGCTGAGCACCGTCACCACCACCACCGACTCCGTCCCGCAGGTCGCGGGTGCGCTCACCACCGTCACCAGCCTGGTCCAGGGCGCCAGCGGCGTGGACCTGAACGGCACCGTCGGTGGCCTGACCGCTGGTCTCTGAGCCCCTGTGCCGCTGAGCGGCACATCCGGCATCGAGCGGAGGTAACGGCACGTCGGCGCCCCCTCCTTGCCGACATGCCGGGCCGAGTGCCCCGGACAGCCCGGTTCCGACCGGGCCCCGGGGCGCCTGGCCGTTCGTCGCCCGGACATACCGTCGGCCGTCTGCGCCGTGCCATGATGTCCCGTACCACATCGTGCAGTTGAGGGAAGAGTGACGTGCAGTTCCGCCAGCAGGCCCTTTCCAAGCTGCAGTCGCCCGAGGAGCTCGACCTGCCGGTGCGCTTCGCCCGGCCGCAGGGCTGGCTCGTCCTGATCGTCACGGTCCTCGTCATGGCCGGCGCCGCCGTCTGGGCGTTCGCCGGCACCGTCTCCTCGACCCTCGGCGCCCCGGCGATCCTCACCCACGGCCAGGGCAGCTACGTACTCCAGAGCCCCGTCGCCGGCCAGGTGACCTCGGTGCTCGCCGAGGAAGGCAAGCAGGTCGCCGCCAACGCGCCCGTCGTGAAGGTCCGTACGGCGCAGGGCACCACCACCGTCGTCCGCGCCATCGCCGCCGGACGGCTGACGACCCTGTCCGCCACCATCGGCTCGGTCGTCACGACCGGCGCGGACCTCGCCTCCGTCGAGAAGACCGCCGGCGCCGGGGACCGGCTGACCGCGACCCTCTACGTCCCCGCCGACAGCGCCGCCACCCTCCCCCTCGGCGCCGCCGTCGACCTCAGCGTCCAGTCCGCGCCGACCCAGCAGTACGGCGTACTGCGCGGCAAGATCGCGGCCATCGGCCGCAACACCCAGACCCGCCAGCGGATTTCCGCCTTCCTCGGCAGCGACCAGCTCGGCCAGCAGTTCTCCCAGCACGGCCAGCCGGTCGCGGTCCTGGTGACGCTCGACACCGCGCACACCGCCTCCGGCTACGCCTGGTCCACCTCGGACGGCCCGCCCTTCGCGCTGGACTCGATGACCCAGGCCACCGGCGCCGTCCACCTGGCCGCGCAGCACCCGATCGATTGGCTGCTCCCGTGACCGCCCCGAACGACTCCGCGGCACCCCCGCAGCACCTGCCGCCGGCCGGCCGCGGCCGGCACCGCCCCGAGCCCGCGCCGGCCGCCCGCCGCCGCAAGGGGCCGCCGCCCACCGCCAAGACCGGGAAGGCCGGGAAGTCCGTCCGCACGCCCACCGTGCTCCAGATGGAGGCCGTGGAGTGCGGCGCCGCCTCCCTGGCCATGGTGCTCGCCCACTACGGGCGCCACGTCCCCCTGGAGGAGCTGCGAATAGCCTGCGGCGTCTCCCGCGACGGCTCGCGCGCCAGCAACCTGCTCAAGGCCGCCCGCAGTTACGGCCTCCAGGCCAAGGGCATGCAGATGGAACCGGCCGCGCTCGCCGAGGTCTCGGCGCCGGCCATCCTCTTCTGGGAGTTCAACCACTACGTCGTCTACGACGGCATGGGCCGCCGCCTCGGCCGCCGCGGTGTGCACATCAACGACCCCGACAAGGGCCGCCGCTTCGTGGCCATGGAGGACTTCGACACCAGCTTCACCGGTGTCGCCCTGGTCTTCGAGCCCACCGACGCCTTCCGCAAGGGGGGCCGCAAGCCCAGCGTGCTCAGCGCCCTGCCCGCCCGGCTGCGCGGCACCACCGGCACCCTGCTGGCCGCGCTGCTCGCCAGCCTGTTGCTCGTCGGCGTCGGCGCCGCGGTACCCGCGCTCAGCCGTACGTACATCGACATGTTCCTGATCGGCAACCAGACCTCGCTGCTGGGGCCGCTGTTCGCCGCGATGACCGCGATGGTGGCGCTCACCGCCGTCCTGACCGGCCTGCAACAGGCCAACCTGCTGCGCGGCCGGATCATCTCCTCCACCCTCAGCAGCGCCCGCTTCCTGCGCCACCTCCTGCGGCTGCCGGTCACCTTCTTCGCCCAGCGCTCGCCCGCCGATCTCGTCCAACGGCTCCAGTCCAACGACGCGGTGGCCGAGACCCTCGCCCGGGACCTCGCCGCGGCAGCCGTGGACGGCGTCGTCGTGGTCCTCTACGCGCTGCTGCTGTGGACGTACGACCCCCAACTCACCGTCATCGGCGTACTGATCGCGCTGCTCAACGTCGTCGCGATGCGGATCGTCGTCCGGCTGCGCGCCACTCACGTCCAGAAGCTGCGCGCCGACACCGCCCGGCTGACCAACACCTCGTACACCGGCCTCCAGCTCATCGAGACCATGAAGGCCACCGGCGGCGAGAGCGGCTACTTCCGGCGCTGGGCCGGCCAGCACGCCAGCACCCTGGAGGAACAGCAGCGGCTCGGCGTTCCCAGCGCCTGGCTGGCGGTCGTCGCCCCCACCCTCGCCACCCTCAACAGCGCCCTGATCCTGTGGATCGGCGGGCTGCGCGCGGTCGAGGGACATATCTCCATCGGCCTGCTGGTCGCCTTCCAGGCCCTGGTGACGCGCTTCACCGCGCCGGTCACCCGGCTCAACGGCGTCGCCGGCCGCATACAGGACTTCGCCGCCGACGTCGCCCGCCTCAAGGACGTCGAGAGCTTCCCCGCCGACACCCTGTACTCCCGCCCGGAGGCGGACGCCGGCACCCGCCGCCTCAAAGGCCATGTGACGCTGGAGGACATCACCTTCGGCTACAGCCCGCTCGACAAACCGCTGCTCAGCGGCTTCTCCCTGGCCGTCGGCCCCGGCCGCCAGGTCGCCCTGGTCGGCGGCTCCGGCAGCGGCAAGTCCACCGTCTCCCGGCTGATCTCCGGCCTCTACGCCCCCTGGGAAGGCACCATCCGCATCGACGGACAGCGCCTGGAGGACATCCCCCGCAGCGTGCTGGCCGCCTCGGTCTCCTTCGTCGACCAGGACATCTTCCTCTTCGAGGGCACCGTCCGGGACAACGTCGCCCTCTGGGACCCGTCGATCCCGGACGACGCGGTCATCGCAGCCCTCCAGGACGCCGCCCTCTACGACGACGTCATCGCCCGCCGCCCCGACGGCATCCACAGCCGCGTCGAACAGGACGGCCGCAACTTCTCCGGCGGCCAGCGGCAGCGCCTGGAAATCGCCCGCGCACTGGTACGGCGCCCCAGCATCCTGGTCCTCGACGAGGTCACCAGCGCCCTGGACGCCGAGACCGAGGCGGTCATCATGGACAACCTGCGGCGGCGCGGCTGCGCCTGCGTCGTCATCGCCCACCGGCTGAGCACCGTCCGCGACAGCGACGAGATCGTGGTCCTCGACCACGGCGTGGTCGTCGAACGCGGCCGGCACCAGGACCTGGTCGCCGCCGGAGGCGCGTACGCCGAGCTGGTCAAGGAGCACTGACGTGGCATCCGTACACCCGTCCCCGGGCACGGGACCCGGCGCGGGATCCACCGGCGGACCGGGCGAGAGCGACGCGGTGACGTACGCCCTGGGCGGCCTCGGC
This window encodes:
- the tdh gene encoding L-threonine 3-dehydrogenase is translated as MKALVKQKAEPGLWLTDVPEPAIGAGDVLIKVLRTGICGTDLHIRSWDGWAQQSINAPLTIGHEFVGEVVETGRDVAEIHAGDLVSGEGHLVCGKCRNCLAGRRHLCRATVGLGVGRDGAFAEYVALPAANVWVHRVPVDLDIAAVFDPFGNAVHTALSFPLVGEDVLITGAGPIGIMAAAVARHAGARNVMITDVSEQRLELARKVGVSLALDVGRSSIADGQRQLGLREGFDVGLEMSGRPEALRDMIGNMTHGGRIAVLGLPSQEFPVDWSRIVTSMITIKGIYGREMFETWYAMSVLLEGGLDLAPVITGRYPYQEFDAAFAEAAGGQGGKVILDWAA
- a CDS encoding glycine C-acetyltransferase, which gives rise to MFDSVREDLRTTLDEIRAAGLHKPERVIGTPQSATVAVTAGGRPGEVLNFCANNYLGLADHPEVVAAAHEALDRWGYGLASVRFICGTQEVHKELERRISGFLGQEDTILYSSCFDANGGVFETLLGPDDAVISDALNHASIIDGIRLSKARRLRYANRDMADLERQLKEAEGARRTLVVTDGVFSMDGYLAPLREICDLAERYGAMVMVDDSHAVGFVGPGGRGTPELHGVMDRVDIITGTLGKALGGASGGYVAARAEIVALLRQRSRPYLFSNSLAPVIAAASLKVLDLLESAGDLRERLHANTALFRSRMTEEGFEILPGEHAIAPVMIGDAAEAGRMAELLLERGVYVIGFSYPVVPQGQARIRVQLSAAHSTDDVHRAVDAFVAARAALAR
- a CDS encoding LysR family transcriptional regulator; amino-acid sequence: MIEARRLHILRALADHRTVTAAAAALYLTPSAVSQQLAALEQETGHRLVERGARGVRLTAAGDILLGHANAVLAQLERAESELAAYEAGEAGTVTVAAFATGIGLVLAPAITELARSAPGIRVRVQDAEGDASLLMVLDRQVDVAVAVEYRGAPGEDDPRLTRVPLYAEPFDAVLSPGHPLAGAERVPLAGLAKDPWIGPYSGNPCHDVVVLACEYAGFEPRLEHSSDDFRAVVALASAGAGVALVPRSALRGMDLTDAVVRPVDGVAPTRRVFAAVRRGAEDHPLLRPVLTALRTAAAAQG
- a CDS encoding PHP domain-containing protein — translated: MDPVAALERIAFLLERQGAVTYRVQAFRTAASVVGELPAEELRERAANGTLGRLKGLGPKTTRVVEEALAGRQPAYLARLAEEAGGPLVEGEQGRALLRALRGDCHLHSDWSDGGSPVEAMARAARDLGHDWCVLTDHSPRLTVARGLTAERLRLQLALVAVVNAQLAPFRLLTGIECDILDDGSLDQEPELLDALDVVVASVHSKLRMPKGPMTRRMLAAVHNPLVDVLGHCTGRQITGKPRPESEFDAGEVFAACAEHRTAVEINCRPDRFDPPRRLLRQALDAGTLFSIDSDAHAPGQLDWQIYGCARAEECGVPTERVITTWTARQLATWTRTGRTPHRAAG
- a CDS encoding type A2 lanthipeptide, whose product is MNNAQVQTQEISDADLDNVSGGLVGGVLSTVTTTTDSVPQVAGALTTVTSLVQGASGVDLNGTVGGLTAGL
- a CDS encoding HlyD family efflux transporter periplasmic adaptor subunit; this translates as MQFRQQALSKLQSPEELDLPVRFARPQGWLVLIVTVLVMAGAAVWAFAGTVSSTLGAPAILTHGQGSYVLQSPVAGQVTSVLAEEGKQVAANAPVVKVRTAQGTTTVVRAIAAGRLTTLSATIGSVVTTGADLASVEKTAGAGDRLTATLYVPADSAATLPLGAAVDLSVQSAPTQQYGVLRGKIAAIGRNTQTRQRISAFLGSDQLGQQFSQHGQPVAVLVTLDTAHTASGYAWSTSDGPPFALDSMTQATGAVHLAAQHPIDWLLP
- a CDS encoding NHLP family bacteriocin export ABC transporter peptidase/permease/ATPase subunit, yielding MTAPNDSAAPPQHLPPAGRGRHRPEPAPAARRRKGPPPTAKTGKAGKSVRTPTVLQMEAVECGAASLAMVLAHYGRHVPLEELRIACGVSRDGSRASNLLKAARSYGLQAKGMQMEPAALAEVSAPAILFWEFNHYVVYDGMGRRLGRRGVHINDPDKGRRFVAMEDFDTSFTGVALVFEPTDAFRKGGRKPSVLSALPARLRGTTGTLLAALLASLLLVGVGAAVPALSRTYIDMFLIGNQTSLLGPLFAAMTAMVALTAVLTGLQQANLLRGRIISSTLSSARFLRHLLRLPVTFFAQRSPADLVQRLQSNDAVAETLARDLAAAAVDGVVVVLYALLLWTYDPQLTVIGVLIALLNVVAMRIVVRLRATHVQKLRADTARLTNTSYTGLQLIETMKATGGESGYFRRWAGQHASTLEEQQRLGVPSAWLAVVAPTLATLNSALILWIGGLRAVEGHISIGLLVAFQALVTRFTAPVTRLNGVAGRIQDFAADVARLKDVESFPADTLYSRPEADAGTRRLKGHVTLEDITFGYSPLDKPLLSGFSLAVGPGRQVALVGGSGSGKSTVSRLISGLYAPWEGTIRIDGQRLEDIPRSVLAASVSFVDQDIFLFEGTVRDNVALWDPSIPDDAVIAALQDAALYDDVIARRPDGIHSRVEQDGRNFSGGQRQRLEIARALVRRPSILVLDEVTSALDAETEAVIMDNLRRRGCACVVIAHRLSTVRDSDEIVVLDHGVVVERGRHQDLVAAGGAYAELVKEH